The Methanosarcina barkeri str. Wiesmoor DNA segment TGGAGAACTGCATCGTTTTTGTCGACGGTATTTGGCTAATTGACTATGCAAATGCCAGAACCCTTAATATTGGAGATGAAATTGGAGGATTCACACTTCAACAAATCATCAATGGAACAAATTCGTCTAACCTTGGGAGCCTTATTTTCAAAAATGCTACGGACTCTCCTGTAAGCTGTAATGTTGTCAGTACCAGTTATGAGTGTAATAGCTGGTCTAATGAACGATATCCAGTAATTGATTTTTTTGGGGAGAAGAATGTTCCACTGGTTGCCGATTGCGATCCAATCTGGAAATGTCATGTTGACAAGCTTGCCAGGCTCGTTCTTGACAGCGGTGACAAATTTACCCTGAAGGCCGGCAGTAAACTTGGTCTCGGCCAGGGCTACAGTATCAAGGCCAAGCAGGTTGACGTTGCCGGCAAGAAGGTTTGGCTTGAATTCTATAAAAATGGAAAATATGTAGATGATACTATCCTTTCAACTGGTGAAAATTGGACTTGCTATCTTGACAAAATTCAAGGTGAAGGCAATGTTCCTGTCCTGAAAGTCTATGTTAGGAACGTCTATCAAAGTGGAAACAACAGTGTTGTCCAGATTGACGGGATCTGGCTGATTGACTATTCAAATGCCAGAACCCTCAAAATTGGGGATAAAATCGGAGGATTCACACTTGAGGAAATCGTTAGTGGAGTAAATAAATCTAACATGGGAAGCCTTGTTTTCAGAAAAATCTCAAATAGCTAACTACCTGCACCACCCACCTTAAAAAACAAACATTACTCACCTTAAAAACAAACATTACCCACCCTAAAAACAAACATTACTCACCCTAAAAACAAACATTACCCACCCTAAAAACAAACATTACCCACCTTAAAAACAAATTAGCGTATCGATTCCAGAACTAATCCATCATTGGAAAAAAATTCATTGTTAATGAATAAATTTAAAATTTCAAGTCCGTGAAGGTGTTTTGGAATCGATACACTGAAAAACATCATAAAGAGTTACAGCCTGAGTTCCCAAGTTTCAAGATATAAATTGAATTTCATAAGTCTAATAGTTAGATGATTTGATCCTAAAGTTAGAGCCTGAAGTTTATTTGCTTAAAAAATTAGCATAATTCGATATCATGAGAAGTTTATGCGCTTATAAAAGTGGAACTCCGGTTATAGCAGAAGAAGATATGTATATTCATTAAACTACAGCAATTAATTAATAATGTTAAGCCACATCACTATCATTAGACAAACGCTGAACGGGGAAAAAGATGAAAAGCAAAGTTATATCAATGATACCGATTTCCACTTTTTCGTTTTCATCCTCATCTATTGAAATATCTAATAAAGCACGTAGGGGATGTAACATCTTAAAAGCTTTTGGAATAGCGGCACTTACGGTTTTAACACTGGTGAGTGTCGCAGGTGCATCATCATTCGCATATATTGCAAACTTAGAGAGTAACAGTGTTTCTGTAATTGACACTGCTACAGATACTGTTACAGCTACGGTGAATGTGGGAATCGAGCCCTCAGGAGCTGCAGTCAGTCCGGACGGAACAAGAGTATATGTGACAAACTGTATGAGCAATAGTGTCTCTGTAATTGACGCAGCCAAAAATAAGGTCATAGACACAGTATACGTAGGAAGCTATCCTTAGGGAGTTGCAGTCACTCCAGATGGAACAAAGGTGTATGTTGCAAACGCTGCAAGCAACGATATCTCTGTAATTGACACGGCAACAAACAATGTTACAGCCACAGTAAAAGTAGGAAACTTGCCTTACAAAATTACAGTCGCACCGGACGGAAAAAAGGTATATGCTGTGAACTCTGGTATTCCTCCTGACTACCAGGGTACTGTTTCTGTAATTGACACAGCAACAAACACTATTACAACGACAGTAAATGTGGAAAAAAATCCACATGGAATTGCAGTCACTCCAGATGGAACAAAGGTGTATGTGGTTAACTCCAATAGTTATCCTTACTATAAAGGTACTGTTTCTGTAATTGACACGGCAACAAACAATGTTACTGCGACAGTAAATGTTGGAAGCTTGCCACATGGAATTGCAGTCAGTCCGAATGGAACGAGAGCATACGTAACGGTAGATATACCTGGTGGATGTTCAGGTAAAGGTAACATTGATTCAACTTCACATACAGGTACTGTTTCTGTAATTGACACAACCAAAAACGAGGTTATAGATAGAGTGAGTGTCGGAAATTACCCTTACGAAGTTGCAGTCACTCCAGATGGAAATGAGGTTTATGCAGTGAACTATGGGAGTAACACTACTTCTGTAATTGACACCGCCACAAACAATGTTAATACTACGGTGCCCGTAGGAAGATCCCCTATTGCTGTGGGGATTGGTCCGGTAATAAAATCCAGTTCTACTATTGGATTAGGTGGTACTTCTTTCTTAAAGCCTGTAAATCAAACCGAGAACCAGGCAAATGATACCGAGATGACAGCAAATGGAGGAACAGCGGGTAAGCAGAAAAGAGAATCTGTCACTACTCAGGCATCAATTCCTTTTCTAAGCTCTACTTGGGTACTTGTAGCAGTACTAGGGGCAGTTGCATTTGTTAGAAAGATGAATTAATGATGCGATTATGTTGACACATCTTGATTTAACTCAGCAATTCTAAGCAAGGAGGATTTTACTTTTCTCTCTTGCTTTTCAATCAGTCTTGAATTAAACATAAAAAATATCTTTATACATATAAACTCGGGTTATTTGTTATATCGTGCTTCCTACTTTCGGAAATTGAACCAAAACCTTTTAGAAAATTTTTCTAGCTGAAAGCCTGCTTAGAGGAATCTTTCGACATGACTCGAGTATAAATGGAAGTGATAGATACATTTGAAAATTTATTCCATTAATTTTCAGAAAAAATGCATAATCAGACAATATCAAGTAATTTTTGTAACAAAGTTATTTATAAATAAACAAGCTTGGATGGGATTCTAAATGTTAAAAAGTATATTAATTACGATGTTATTATTACTTTCTACAGGTATAGCATTCGCAAGCCCGGTATCAGAAGATCAAAATTCTAATGTTACACAGCTTAACAATACACAGCTTAACAATACACAGCTTAACAATACACAGCTTAAAGTTATGCAGTTTGAAGAAATTCTTCCTAAAGAAGAAGGATTCTCAGTAAGTTATGCATCATGGAGCCCTGATGGACAATACCTGCTGATAACCTCTTCCAAATCGATTTCTCTTTCACATAGTATTCACAAGCACTATCTCTTAGACACGAAATCCCGTACATTGGGAGAAATCGATTATGGAGTAAAAGAGTTTAACAGTTATTCCATACCCGGGGCAGAGTGGTCTCCATCTGGGGACAAGATATATTTTGGAGTTTCAAAGGTTGAACGAACAAACACTGGCTATTGTTTTGTTATTTGTAATCCCGATGGTACGAATTTAAAATGTATAGGCACCAACTACACGGACCTTTCAAGCATATTAGAAAACATTGGGAATATTGGTTTTCAGAGAAAGCTTAAATGGAGTCCTGATTCCAGTAAAATCACGTTTGAATGGGAAAACCCAGAAAATCACTCTACTAAAGTGTATACTGCAAGCAGAAATGGTACAAATGCCCGTGAACTTTCTTCAGCTACATATCCACAGCCTGTCTGGTATGATTCTGACAAAATCTTCATTACTACAGATGAAGGATCTGTAGATCTTATCAACGAGAGTGGGGATTTAATTCAGACTTTCCAGCCGGAAGATAATGATGAAAAATACTGTGCTTTTTCACTCAGTCCTGACAGGAAAAAAATACTCCTGGTTTCTGGACTGCCAGGAAGCTTCGATTTGCAGACCTATATATCTAACACTGACGGTTCGGAATTGAAAGGAAAAATTTCTTATTACGATGGCACCGAAAAGCGTATCTTAACAAAAGAATACTGGCAGCCAAACGGTTCATGTCTTCTGGTAAATCAGAATGGTAATCTCTATCTCGTAGAGGGAGACGAAAATAAAAAGTCTCTTTTGTATAAAGGTAATGCAAGCGAACCTCAATGGTTCCCTGATGGGAAGAAAATATTATTCGTTGAAGGTAAAAATAAACTGTATTCGATCGATGTCGATGGAACTAACCTGACCTTCATAACCAGTTTCGGACTTACGTCCTCTTATTTCTGGGATTTATTCTGTGACCCTCTCGACGAAGCTAAAAAATTTTCGATAAGCCCGTCTGGAGATCTGATAGTGTTCACATCTGCTCTTTACCCTGATACCGGAAAGATCATTGAAAATGAACCAGGCCCTTCAAAATGTCAAAACATTGCAGCTCCTTTATTCGTTGTCAACTCTGACAGTTCTAATCTCACTCAGATAACACCT contains these protein-coding regions:
- a CDS encoding YncE family protein, with translation MKSKVISMIPISTFSFSSSSIEISNKARRGCNILKAFGIAALTVLTLVSVAGASSFAYIANLESNSVSVIDTATDTVTATVNVGIEPSGAAVSPDGTRVYVTNCMSNSVSVIDAAKNKVIDTVYVGSYP
- a CDS encoding YncE family protein, which codes for MEKNPHGIAVTPDGTKVYVVNSNSYPYYKGTVSVIDTATNNVTATVNVGSLPHGIAVSPNGTRAYVTVDIPGGCSGKGNIDSTSHTGTVSVIDTTKNEVIDRVSVGNYPYEVAVTPDGNEVYAVNYGSNTTSVIDTATNNVNTTVPVGRSPIAVGIGPVIKSSSTIGLGGTSFLKPVNQTENQANDTEMTANGGTAGKQKRESVTTQASIPFLSSTWVLVAVLGAVAFVRKMN
- a CDS encoding PD40 domain-containing protein; the encoded protein is MLKSILITMLLLLSTGIAFASPVSEDQNSNVTQLNNTQLNNTQLNNTQLKVMQFEEILPKEEGFSVSYASWSPDGQYLLITSSKSISLSHSIHKHYLLDTKSRTLGEIDYGVKEFNSYSIPGAEWSPSGDKIYFGVSKVERTNTGYCFVICNPDGTNLKCIGTNYTDLSSILENIGNIGFQRKLKWSPDSSKITFEWENPENHSTKVYTASRNGTNARELSSATYPQPVWYDSDKIFITTDEGSVDLINESGDLIQTFQPEDNDEKYCAFSLSPDRKKILLVSGLPGSFDLQTYISNTDGSELKGKISYYDGTEKRILTKEYWQPNGSCLLVNQNGNLYLVEGDENKKSLLYKGNASEPQWFPDGKKILFVEGKNKLYSIDVDGTNLTFITSFGLTSSYFWDLFCDPLDEAKKFSISPSGDLIVFTSALYPDTGKIIENEPGPSKCQNIAAPLFVVNSDSSNLTQITPTIKGRHDILREWSSNGERLTIRSIMFSSDSDWEYKENSLVELNATNFSYIWKNMPVKKITENEKSNTVDNVQSNKSSSINTSKVTENEEKSKQSTCFFFLHFLPVSE